GGCGGCAAATGGCCCCCGCATTGTCTTCCGTACCATCGATACCATCCGTGTCGGCCGCCAACGCATACACCGGATGTTCTGATCCAATAGCCTGACAAAAGGCCAGCAGAAACTCTGCGTTTCGACCACCACGTCCCAAGGGACCGCTATCATTTGAAACCGTTACCGTTGTTTCGCCGCCAGACAAAATGACGCAAGGCTTCTTAACCGGTTCATCATAAGCGACAATTTGTCGGACGATCCCCGCCATAAAAAGCGCGGCATCCCGGGCCTCCCCTTCAATACTATCGCCCAAGATCAGAGGCTCAATACCGTGTTCCCGCGCTTCCTGTGCTGCCGCTTGCAAGGATACTTGCGGGGTCGCAATCATTTTCAGACACTCTGGATCAAAAACCGGATGGGATACGTCCGGAGGCGCGCCTTTTTCAGCTTCCAAAAATGCACGGAGCCTTTGGGACACAGATATCTGATATCCATCAAGGATCCGCAGCGCCTCTACACAGGATGTCGTATCAGGAACCGTTGGCCCTGATGCGATAACCGACGGGTCATCTTGCGGTACGTCCGAAATCATGTAGGTCATCACTTTTGCAGGCCAAGCCGCAACCGCAAGACGTCCGCCTTTAATCGCGGACAGCTTTTTTCGGACCGTATTTATTTCTGATATCGTCGCCCCTGACTTGAGCAACGCCTTGTTTATTTTCTTCTTTTCAGCGAAATCAATTCCACCGGCAGGCAGCGACAGAAGCGCTGAACCACCGCCAGAAATCAGGCAGATCAATAAATCATTTTCTGTCAGGGAATGAGCCAGAGCCAAAATCTCGCGCGCCGCCTTCTCTCCCTGCTCGTCAGGGACAGGATGGCCCGCTTCAATGACGCGAATTTTTTTTAGTGGCAAGCCATGCTCATACCGCGTCAAAGCAATACCAGAAACTTTGTCCGGCCAATGCTTTTCAACTTCAGCCGCCATGGAAGCGCCCGCCTTCCCCGCAGCAATAACCACGACTTTACCTTTTGGTTTCTCTACATGCGTTAGATCAATTTTTCCTGATGGCAACGCTGCGTCCACCGCTCTGTCAAATAACGAGCGAAGGAAGAGGTCTGGATCAATCACTTTTGTCATATTTTGGCAATTCGT
This region of Sneathiella aquimaris genomic DNA includes:
- a CDS encoding glycerate kinase type-2 family protein, which translates into the protein MTKVIDPDLFLRSLFDRAVDAALPSGKIDLTHVEKPKGKVVVIAAGKAGASMAAEVEKHWPDKVSGIALTRYEHGLPLKKIRVIEAGHPVPDEQGEKAAREILALAHSLTENDLLICLISGGGSALLSLPAGGIDFAEKKKINKALLKSGATISEINTVRKKLSAIKGGRLAVAAWPAKVMTYMISDVPQDDPSVIASGPTVPDTTSCVEALRILDGYQISVSQRLRAFLEAEKGAPPDVSHPVFDPECLKMIATPQVSLQAAAQEAREHGIEPLILGDSIEGEARDAALFMAGIVRQIVAYDEPVKKPCVILSGGETTVTVSNDSGPLGRGGRNAEFLLAFCQAIGSEHPVYALAADTDGIDGTEDNAGAICRPDTIVRAARLGLKTDEYLKQHNAYGFFQSLNDLIFTGPTRTNVNDFRAILILPE